In Piliocolobus tephrosceles isolate RC106 chromosome 6, ASM277652v3, whole genome shotgun sequence, the following are encoded in one genomic region:
- the PCLAF gene encoding PCNA-associated factor isoform X1, protein MVRTKADSVPGTYRKVVAARAPRKVLGSSTSATNSTPVSSRKAENKYAGGNPVCVRPTPKWQKGIGEFFRLSSKDSEKENQIPEEAGSSGLGKAKRNTPEATAAETTKPSNSALQPTASLLVVLLALLHLYH, encoded by the exons ATGGTGCGGACTAAAGCAGACAGTGTTCCAGGCACTTACAGAAAAG TGGTGGCTGCTCGAGCCCCCAGGAAGGTGCTTGGTTCTTCCACTTCTGCCACTAATTCGACACCAGTTTCATCGAGGAAAG CTGAAAATAAATATGCAGGAGGGAATCCCGTTTGCGTGCGCCCAACTCCCAAGTGGCAAAAAGGAATTGGAGAATTCTTTAGGTTGTCCTCTAAAGATTCTGAAAAAGAGAATCAGATTCCTGAAGAGGCAGGAAGCAGTGGCTtaggaaaagcaaagagaaa CACGCCGGAAGCTACTGCAGCCGAGACCACAAAGCCCTCCAACAGCGCCCTACAGCCTACAGCCAGTCTCCTTGTGGTCTTGCTTGCCCTTCTACATCTCTACCATTAA